The genomic DNA taatgtcctcctggctgggcttcctctttctcacctccgtcctttaatctctatCCAGCATTCAGcggcacgcattatcacttccacccaccgctccgaccacatctctcctgtgttggcatcccttcactggctccctctccctttccgcattcagtataagctcctgctgtcgacattcaaagccctccatggactggcccctccttacttatctgaccttctttctcctcaccttcccaccagggccctccgttctggtagtcaagggttcctgtcccagcccaggatttcctctgccccatcccggattcgccccttttcacttgctgcccctcactcctggaaccttcttcctccacaagcaagagccatcacttctttaaccaacttcaaaacagagttgaaaaccatcctattcagagaagccttcccaggcatcgcataattgtcgcttactatctgatgttctgttgttggctgtttatcgatccatttcctgtattgctatgtactgtatacagtatgtattaccctacttgtgagtatgtattttccctggataatgattaaccttccattatgaagccaagccctccctccagtccatctgccttggtccaggcctcggaggttgagaggaactgctggacctcttaccctttcccgtcaccacccccttctccttctgtgtcatgtctttttagattgtaagcctgagggcagggaaccgtctaactaaaaagattgtatgtacagcgctgtgtaaatttacagcgcttcataaataaaggttaataataataatcatcatcatcatcatcatagaatcgtagagttggaagagaccacaagtgccatccagtccaaccgctgtcatgcaggaactctcactcaaagcatccctgacagatggccatccagcctctgtttaaagacctccagggaaggagaccccaagggagtgtgttcggctgtcgaacagcccttactgtcaggaagttcctcctaatgttgaggtggaatctcttttcctgcagtttgcatccattgcttcgggtcctagtctctggagcagcagaaaacaagcttgttccctcctcaataagacatcccttcaaatatttaaacagagctatcatatcacctcttaaccttctcttctccaggctaaacatccccagctccctgagttgttcttcattgggcatggtttccagatccttcaccatttagaTTAAATTCAGGCTAGAAGACAGGTCtccttttgaaataaaatacCCAGTTATAACACTTTGAATCCACTTGAATGGATTCtgacctatggaatcctgggatctgggaTAGCACTAAAGATGATTTGTGGCTGAAGACTTTAGCCCTCCCTAAAatgcaattcccatgattccacaggaaggaACCATAGCAGTTCAAATGGAATCAAAGCACTGTTAGTTCTGTCATGTGAAAGACCCCCAAAACTGACCAATAATATCTAGGGGAAGACAAGGCAGCAAgcgagagagccagtgtggtatagtggttgagtgttggtctaggactctggagagcagggttcgaatcttggctcagccatgtaagccgacttagtgaccttgggcaagccgcactctctcaacctcagagaatggcaatggcaaacccccttctgaagaaacttgccaagaaaaccccatgacaagtttgctttaggatcatcataagtcagagatgatttgaaggcacacaacaacaggcaaGAAAACTTGCCCAAGACACAGTGTAGGATCCTGAGGGCAGAGACAGATGTATCCTTAGCTAGATATTCTAAGGTAATGAAAACTCAAAAGCTTACAGTTTTGTggagttttattgttgttgatgatgatgatctttacAGTCATATTGCCCTCAACTTACAGCAATGGTATGAATAAGAGAGCTCCCGGGGTGCATAACGAAGAGGATCATGGAATTGAGGGCTCCTTCCTTAGATAACAGACGTAAATGATTAGTTGGCACACCATCAAACCAGAGATTTAACACTTTTGCACAAAATGGACCAAGGGTGTTTTTTGTACAGAAGACAGCgtttccctctcttttccccaTAGAGAGACTGTGATTGCTGCCAGACTGCAGTATTAAtgtagtgtgacaccactttaactgtcatggttccatcctatggaaacctgggatttgtagtttttgtggcaccagatctctctgacagagaaggctaaatctctttCAAAAGTACccatcccagtattccatagcactgaaccatggcagctgTGATGGCAATGTCACACTGCATCAgtactacagtgtagatgcagctgtcCCTGGATGAGCTGAACTGTGTAGGTTTACCCCTCACAGACCTAAGGAGCGCATTTACACAAGCAATGTTATGATTATATTGGGAAGATGTGAAAGGGGGACAGTGTGTGTCTTTAGACTCCTCTGAATTTGTTAAAGGTATAATTCCTGACATCTGTGGCATAGAACTAATCTGGGAAACAGATTTGAATCTTTCAATTCCCATTTCACAATGGACTACAGTTTGGTCTTCCACCCCTTTTAAATCCAGATCAGCACTGATTAGAGAAAACGCCTTGAAAATTTTACACAAGTGGTATTTGACTCCAGTGAAGCTTGCCAGAATGGCTAAAAatgtttcctccaaatgttgacaTGGTTGTAATGATAATGGCAAATTTCTACACATGTGGCTAGACTGCCCCAAGATAAACACATTTTAGCAATTGGTGCTTGAACAAAATTCATTGATTACTAACCAAGAAATTATGTAAAATTATTTccagaaatgcttttgttatcAATATATGTAGATGCAAATTCAAATTTGAAAGATAAAAACCTCATAGATTTCGTCATTACGGCAGCATGTGTAGAAATTGCCAGATGCTGGAAAACGGGGGAAGTATGTTTAGATATGTAGTGGATAAAAGGTATGggagctgtggatgcttgaaaaaCTGTCTGAGAGAATGGCAAGTTATGCAAGAAGACGACCAAAATCAGGACCTTTCATAGACAAATGGTTCCCACTCATTGACTTTGTAAACAAGGAGAAGACAACCTCCATCTCATCTGAACCTTTGGTTGGACATTCTACACtagatttacacaaagacagcactggacTTTAAAACGACCACTTACACTGAACAGAGCATAAGAAAGAGACCCATAACATAATTCAAAGTTGTGAGatgaatgttttgtttttgctttatcgTTGTGACATGTTTTGTACATAGTTGTTTacttataataatattttttttaaatgacagaaaAAAACGTTATCAGAAATGTTGGGGGGAGAAGGTATAATTCCTGAATGATGGTGTGGCTTTGTAGTCTATTGCCCCCACCAGCCTACTGTGGAATGATAGTGAAAGGAAAATTAACATGGCTTCCATGGGCTAACCCAGAAAAATGCTTGTATCCCATCTAAATTGTGTATTTTGCTCTCAAGAAATTTTCTCTAGAACAAACTGATTACTGTGATGGTTACATGGTGTATCACATTTCCTAGCAGGCCAAGCATTGGGGAATGGCTGCTTTCCTTACAGGTACATGACCAACTGATGCctagcctggaaaccatgcctggaaaccatgtcctatgaggaacgccttagggagctgggtatgtttagcctggagaagagagggttaagaggtgatatgatagtcctgtttaaatatttgaaaggatgccatattgaggagggagcaagcttgttttctgctgctacagagactagaatgccgaacaatggatgcaaactgcaggaaaagagattccacctcaacattaggaggaacttcctgacagtaagggctgtccgacagtggaacacactcccttggagtgtagtggagtttccttctttggaggtcttcaaacagagtcctggtggtgcaatggttaaatgcctgtactgcagccatacactcaaaaccacaaggttgcaagttcaagaccagcaaaagggcccaagctcgactcaggcttgcatccttccgaggtcgctaaaatgagtacccagactgttggggacaaattagcttacttgctcattagcttacttgctgttcactgctatgatctttggaatagcggtatataaataaaacaaattattattattattattattattattattattattattatctgtcggggatgctttgattgtgatttcctgcatggcagggggttggcccttgcggtctcttccaactctatgattctatagtcaaAACCTCTATCAAGTGACTGGCTTCATAGAATTTTTTGAGTGCATGGCACTTTTGCAGTAGTGACTTGGCAACCTTGACAACTATATTAGAGTGTACAAGCTTGCAACTCAGGGCTCCTATTCTCTCTAGATCCAGGTCTGTCAGGGTGGGAGGCAGAAGTGCATTCTTTCCCTAAATAAAGTTGGATCCTTGATTCACCAGGCCTGATCTTCTAATTTCTTCCAGGAAAGTCCCCTTCAATAGGTAAGGCTCTGGAGCCTAAGCCAAAAAGCTCCACTGTTCCTGCTACCATTATAGAGGCCCATTGCTCACTTTGGGGACACCATTGCTTCCTCCCCCCTCAGTCCCGTTCTGCTGCCTCTGCACCAGCTGCCAATAGGCTCCCTTCCTCTCCATCAGTTCCTTGTGGGTCCCCTTCTCTCGGATCTCCCCCTCTTCCATGACCAGGATGAGATCTGCACGTTCCACACTGTGGAGGCGGTGAGAGATGAGCAGCACGGAGCGTCTTCCACGAGCCTCTCCTTCATAAATCTCCTTCTCCACCTGGAAAGGACAAATGCAGATAACCTCTACTGAGTGTGTTCTAGGCATTCTAAGCTTCTCACTCAACCAAAGATTTCCTCTCCCTTGGCTCAGCTTCATCCTTTTCCACTTGCTGCTCCATGTGCCTGGCATTGCCTCCCTGGACATCCGAGAACTGCTCTTTCTGTCACTGTTTTCTAATCTTAATTGAaaactttcttccttctcacagcTTTTGTGATTTTaggttaatattattttataactgtatatatttttagttttttttctgggtttttcaggctatgtggccatgttctagcagagtttctttctgacgtttcaccagcatctgtggctggcatcttcagagagtacTTTGCCTGGGAAAATTGGGTgtttatatactgtgtgagcctgggaatgcaggagtgatttgcatgtgtattgttctgtgttaatggcaggcctcaggctgggaggctaatgcaaattaGGATTAATGtctgcattagcctcccaggctgaggccagccatcaacacagaacaatacacatgcaaatcactcctgcattcccaggctcacacagtatatatacacccaatttttccaggcaaagcattctctgaagataccagccacagatgctggtgaaacgtcagaaagaaactctgctagaacatggccacatagcctgaaaaacccacaaaaaactatggatgccggtcatgaaagccttcgactttataaTTCTGGGAAATTTATTTTACATGGAGGTACATGCATCTgtttctgaacaaaaaaaaacatgtttttagctTAGAAAACATGGCTCACAAtaggttttctgcacagaaaatgagaGTGTGTTTTCccaccagaaaaagaacccatgtATTTCTGCAGAGAATAATTTTCTCAGAACATTTTGGGATGGTCAAATACTGAGGGGATAGTATGCAAAAGTCTTGTTGCTACATTCTTCTTCCTGACAGAGATTTCCAGCTATTGGGAAACACGTTTTTCAAGGAGGAAATGAAATATGGAGGAacattctttctatccctaaAATGCCCTCATAGTTTCAATGCTGGGGGGGAGGGTAGCCCAGGGGTCCCAAAAACAGACATATTTTTGGTATATTGCTCACTCCTGCTCTCTGCCATCATACCCAACTCACCTCCTGCTGACTTTCTGTGTCGAGGGCACTAGTGGCATCATCCAGGAGCAGCACTCTGGGGTCTCGGATCAAAGCCCGAGCGATGGCAACCCCTTGCCTTTGTCCTCCAGAGATCTGGCCTcctgtttctccagcatctgaaTAAAGGAACGAGAAATGAAGATACTTTCAGCTAAAGCTGCCTCCTTTATTCTATTATTACATCTTGGCAGAAGTTTCTGTGGCATTATATCTATCCTGCTATTGCTGTTTGCTGGCCTGGCCAGAGAGAGTTTGATAGAGATGACATAGTGGAGGAAGAAGCAGCTAGACTCAGCTGTGAAGAAATGGAAAACGTAAGTGCTCTCCCACATGGAATGcacccccttcccttcttctcttgtCCCTGCTTCTAAACAGCAATGGCGGTATCCCCCACTGGGGGGACACTGCCATAAGTCACTAACTGGATTCTGGCTTATCTGTTGCTGTTCAAAGTGTTGTTTTTGACCCCCAAATTCCTACTTTATGGAATTTGAGGGGACTGAAAAATTCTTAATTATGCAGCTCAAGTCCTGTATAGTTTTCTTCCTCTCTTACATCGTACCACTGTAACTCAGCACCACCTTCAGCATCCCATCTTCTAGCAGGTGGATGAGCCAATAGACCACAGGCCATAGCCCATGTCAGTTCTGTTGCCCAATTATCCCAGGGATAAGCAAAGTGTGCCTTCTAGGCTACATGCAGCCTTTGAGATCCCCAGAATTCATTTCAGCCCCTCCCAGAACATTTTGTCCCCCAAACAGCAAAGCCTAAAGAGAGCTTAAAATGTATTACCTATCCTGActtgaaaaaaacttttttagaAACTAAagcgaccagggtttgaattgatGTTTAAATGGCAAAGCATTACCCCAGAGGCTTTGAGTCTGCAATCTGCCATTTTGGGAGGCAATCTGATTGGGGCATTAGGGAGGGTGAGGCCCTCGAAAGtctaaggaagaaaaaaaatagtatcCTGAACCTCAGAGGTTGCCAGCTCCTGGGCGAGCCCAATACAGCCACTTCTTAACCATCTGGACCTCTCCAAGTCCCTGGAACAAGACcttactgaggggcaaaacagactgcccaaaaatgcCAGATTTGGGATGCCGTGGAGCTGCATGGTGTagcaccacagcaaccacacaccatagccccaatccagcttttcgctggggcaaaaagaagcagcagaaaactgcttctttttgagccggcaaaaagctggcttttcttccGCTACCACAGCTTTGCATTGCTCCTACGGTGTGTGACATGTAAATGGTGTGCCACTGGGGCACCATATAGTGGCCGCTGTGTAAATGgctgggtggcatgatgctggcttcctgctggcttgggggcGTGTGTCGTGCATACGCCATGACCCCAAGTCACTGGGAAGCCAgcatttttgccagtctgttctggccccAAGATTTGTTACATgagcctagaatcatagaatcatagagttggaagtgaccacaagggccattcagtccaaacccctgccatgcaggaactcaaaatcaaagcatccctgacagatggccatccagcctctgcttaaagacttccaaagaaggaaactccaccactctccaagggagtgtgttccactgtcgaacagctgtcagtaagttcttcctaatgttgaggtggaatctcttttcctgtagcttgcatccattgccccaggtcctattctctggagcagcagaaaacaagcttgatccattcacaatatgacatcccgtcaaatatctaaacagggctgtcatatcagatgctttttttttaaatatgaggATATCAAGATGGGAGATGGGACCTGCAACCTTATGCAGGTGCTCCACTCCTGAGCTAGAGCTAGAGTCCATTTTGTGATCAGAGGAGGCTGGATGGGTTACTGGAAAGAAAAGCTTCCTACCTGTGTCATAGCCATAGCTCATTCGGGCAACCAACCAATGGGCTCCTACTCGCTGGGCTACCTGTTTCACCTCCTCCTGGCTTCGCTCCCCCAAGCCATAAGCAATGTTCCTATGTAAGGACTGAGCAAAGAGCACCGGCATCTGGCTCACTAGTGCCACCTGAGGGAGGACAGAAGGGTAAAAAGGACCTGGAGGTCTACTTTATTCCAGATCAAGACAAGCAAAATTCCCATCATGAGTGTGGACATAGGAAGTTAATCTAAAAGAAGAGTAATTGTAGGAAAGAATAAGGGAGCAAGGCAAAGGCTTCAAAACAGCAGTGAAAGATGGCTCCCATGTCACCacggcaaataatattttaacctgcattaatagaaccataTTTCCAagtcaatggaagtaatagtccaCCTATATTTTGCACTGGTCAAGTCTCATCTagaatactgcattcagttctcgCCCTGAGTGCCTTATTTTAAGATGGATAAAGACAAGTTGGAGCTGCTTCTGAGAAGGGCAGTGAGGATGATAAgatgtatggagaacaaaacataggagagactgaaggagctgggcatgttcaacaTGATCactctctttaaatacctcaagggctgccgCAAAGAAGGAAAGCAGGTTTGCTGCCTGAGAGGGCAGGATCAGGTCTagtggttttaagttacagaagaGTAGATATTTATTGACCATTAGAAGGAGCAtaatttttttgtggatttttcagactAGAAAAcatggccgtgttctggaagaatttatccctgacatttcatctgcatctgtggctggcatctttagaggtATTCagagaatctctgaagatgccagtcacacaTGCAGATGAAACTTCGgggataaattcttccagaacacagccacataacctgaaaaacccacgaaaactatggatgccggccatgaaagcctcgacttcacattagaaggaacattttGACAGagagagcagtttggcaatggaatctctttctctggacattttcaaaaagagACTCAACAGCTACATGCTGAGGATGCTCTAggactggagatcctgcattaactcaatggcccatgaggtcCCCTCCAACTCCTGGATTCCATGCTGGTGTATCTGCATGAGGTTTaagtctaaactttaaaaaaaaaaccaagacctATCGTATATATGGGACCAGTAACTGCACTATATTTTCAGAAGAATAAGATCTCACCTTTTGCCGCAGGAAATTATTCTCGTATTCACTCAGGTTCCTGCCATCCAGCAACACTTGACCTTTTTTGGGCTCATAAAACCGTTCCAGTAGTGCCACAACGGTGCTCTTCCCAGACCCCGAGGGGCCCACCAGGGCCGTCACTGTGCCAGGACGCAGCTCCAGGGAGACCCCCTGTGAGAAACAGAGGATGTACACTGGGGGAAATCGACTCTTTTGTTAAACAAATCCAGCCATTTTAGGCCCTGGACTTCACAGCTTTTTTGTCTCCAGTCAGCTATGAccaggttggcaactgtcaggcAGAGGACTTTTTTTCAgccgcccctagactgtggaatgacctgccaggaaacattcaacagctgaatatgctgtctgaatttaaaagaacattatagaccagtctcatccggcaggcttttccagatgagatgtttaaattgtgaattttaaaggatGAATTGTaaaggtgaatttttaaaatatgtgcaaatcttacttgtccttttaaattgatttatgtttgatgtgatgttgtttgtctgttgattgttgttgttgctcacctcgatccatggagagaggtggaagaaataataatagtaaggaAGAAGAAGACGCAGACacagcagcaccagcaccagcttATGTCCCTCTCAAAGCTCAATCCATAATCACAcacattttccttttcatctcATACTAAGAGAAACACAAATTTCTCTACCTATTCACTTCCTTGTTGCCTTTGATCCCCACCATTCTGGTCTCGCCCCACATTACCTTCAGGACAAGAGAACTGTCCCGGTCAGGGTAGGAGAAATAAACATCCTTCAGCATCATGTGTCCCAGCAAGTCCTGGGGTGCCAATGTGCCTGAAGGGCTGATCTTGGGCATCCGGTCAATGTATTCGAAAACCTTCTCAGAGGAGCCTATTGCCTTCTGCACTCTGGGATAAATTTGGAGGAGAGCCTAGCAGGAAGGACACAAATGTTCTTGAGAGGATTGAAATATAAGTTGGGGTGGAAGGAGGGAcaatggaaaaaggaaaaacagtcAGGTACAGGTGGAGcttagaaaataatttttaaagtaattaatttATAACTTTAACATCAACGTTGTATCTTCTAGTTATAAGTTCTACTTCTAAGACCTCCCCAAAGGTAATTAAGAGGCTGTGCACACCTCCCCTAATGGGCAGCCTGCATCCACCTCCAGTTGTACCGgattagggccacagcaaccacacgctgtggccccaatctggcctttccagggtgcagaaaggacccacagctttaaggtgctcctttggtgctgcatcatgtaaagacagcaccagaggagcgccgtgatgccatacgctgtgtggagcagtgcacagcaTTACGCTGCCATGGGGGCAGAATTGGTGCATGCGTCATACAGATGCCATGCTCCAGTTTGCCCCCAGGACggtcttaatggctggtctgcacagcccctaaatcaCCATTATAGACACTTTGAAGGAAACCATTTACTCTGCCtatcaaaagaaacaaaaatagttaattaaaaaaaaataaatacccTAATTGCTTTAcatttaacaacaaaaaccagaacatgaaccatgtgatattcctcctccatcattcAGCAAGGCCATACTCATGTAACTGTAAAGGCAACTAAAATTTTACCATTACATAGCAAAAGCAGGGATGTTATGGCTTGATAAGTTACAACTGTAATGTAACTAGAAAGTTTTAGTTACTAAACTGCTAAAACTCTTAAGCCCCTAAAGGTTTTTGGGATGAAAGGGAATTAATTAATGTTATTTAACAAACAAAGAGTTACTTCTGAGTTCTGGTTACATTTTCTTTATAATGTCGCTAATTCATGTCTCGCTCACTGGCTTACCCGCACCGCTGTGGAAAACCCCGTCTCGTAGAGGACAAAGGTAACAAGATCACTGCGGCTCATGCGTCCCAGTGTGACAAGGTGTCCGCCGTAATACAGGATGCCAACCTTGAGACCCAGTCCTGAGAGCTGCAAGGAAGAAATTTCAGCCTCAAATCCTTCTCCTAGGATCCCAGATAACATTGCATCACACTCCTCCATCTTATGGAGAAGAGGAACATCCCTCTCTGGGCACCCAGAACCTACGTTGCTAGTCCACATGGAGGCAGCACAAGCCACAGCCTCCCTCTGGTTGAGCTTGTAGGTCTCCTGAAGCTTCTCCTCATAGCACCAAGATGCCCCGTCCTCATTAGCAAAGCTGCGGACAGTGGAGATGGCTTGGAAATTCTCCATGGCCACCTCATTGGCTTTGGCAAGGGATTCCTGGACCTCCCGTGACAGGTTCTGGAAGGGAAGAAGTTAGATCAGTGTATTGGAACTTGGTAAACCAAAGCACCTAACGTGCATTTCCATCCTCAGCATCATTTCAATAACAACAGGAACAACACAATTTAATTCATTAATATTCTGCTAGGGTTAAATTCCcagctcacccatgaaacccactgggtgaccttggacacgtCATGGGGAAGGCAactgcaaacctcttctgaacaaatcttgacaagaaaacctcatgagatGATTGTATTGGGGTtgcttgccctcttgacccttgcccatcatggctggccgtccaggggggggatgcattgatgagattcctcacggatatcatcggtgcatctttcagggaaggacatgttccatcttgtttaaaggaagcggcggttaggccgctcctgaaaaaaccttccctggaccccctggatatgaagaattataggccggtgtcattgctgccatttttgagcaaggtgatcgagagggcggttgcccttcagctccaagctgtcttggatgaagctgattatctagacccatttcaaactggctttaggacaggctttggggttgagactgccatggttgccttgaccgacgatctgcgtctgagcattgacagggggagtgtgaccctgttggtgctcttagacctctcagcggcttttgatactatagatcacggcatcctcttggaccgcctgaaggggttaggtatcgggggcactgctttgcagtggttccggtccttcctctcgggcaggtctcagagggtgctactcggggactgtagctccagtaagaggtacctcacttgtggggttcctcagggggctattttgtccccgatgttatttaacatctatatgaagccgctgggtgagataatacggagttatggtgctgggtgttatcagtacgctgatgacacccaaatctatttctccgtatcttgttcgtcggcctcgaattccgatggcatctcttctctcaatgaatgtctccaggcggtaatgggctggatgaggaaaaacagattgaaactgaatccagacaagacggaggtgctcatggtagcggccccgaaaccaagaattgggttgcaacctccagtcctggatggggtcacactctcctccagcgactgtgttcgcagtctgggggtgctccttgactcgtcgctcctgatgacaaatcaggtaaatgcgacggtcaggagtgcctgttatcagcttcggctgatacgccagctgcgcccttttctggaagtaagggatctcgagacggttgtgcacgcactggtaacctcacgccttgatttctgtaatgcactctacatggggctacccctgtgcttgactcggaaattacagctggttcaaaacatggcagccaggcttgtgtcaggtacatctaggaggc from Sceloporus undulatus isolate JIND9_A2432 ecotype Alabama chromosome 2, SceUnd_v1.1, whole genome shotgun sequence includes the following:
- the LOC121923358 gene encoding antigen peptide transporter 1-like; protein product: FFLLHTGDLTSHVISDTDTMSEALNIDLNLILWYLMRGTFLYGMMLWLSVPLALFVTVALPFIFLVPKLSGKFYQNLSREVQESLAKANEVAMENFQAISTVRSFANEDGASWCYEEKLQETYKLNQREAVACAASMWTSNLSGLGLKVGILYYGGHLVTLGRMSRSDLVTFVLYETGFSTAVRALLQIYPRVQKAIGSSEKVFEYIDRMPKISPSGTLAPQDLLGHMMLKDVYFSYPDRDSSLVLKGVSLELRPGTVTALVGPSGSGKSTVVALLERFYEPKKGQVLLDGRNLSEYENNFLRQKVALVSQMPVLFAQSLHRNIAYGLGERSQEEVKQVAQRVGAHWLVARMSYGYDTDAGETGGQISGGQRQGVAIARALIRDPRVLLLDDATSALDTESQQEVEKEIYEGEARGRRSVLLISHRLHSVERADLILVMEEGEIREKGTHKELMERKGAYWQLVQRQQNGTEGGGSNGVPKVSNGPL